CAAAGCGGGACAGGTTGGAACAGGCTTCGGCCGTGCAGGTGACATAGTAGGCGGCCACGGCGTACCGTGTATGTGGCAGGCTCATTTCGACCACCGATGCGCCCTGCGCGCGAAGCTCATTTAGCATGCGGTCTACCGCGGCAGCCACCTCGCTGTCAAGGGGTGGCCGAAAGTATTCAGCGGGCCTACCGATGCGCAGCCCTCTCACCCCTTTGTGGAGCTCATTAAGCCAGGAACCTGGGGGAACCCGCGCGGAAGTGGCGTCGCGCCGGTCGTAACCGGCGATCACCTGCAGCAGCAGTGCGCAGTCGTTCACAGAGCGCGTCAGGGGTCCAATCTGGTCCAAGGAGGAACCAAAGGCAACCAACCCGTAGCGCGAAACACGGCCATAGGTCGGTTTCAACCCCACCAGGCCGCAGAAGGACGCCGGTTGCCGGACCGAACCGCCAGTATCAGAGCCGAGAGCCGCCCAGACCTCACCCCCTGCCACTGCCGCCGCCGACCCACTTGATGAGCCCCCTGGCACACGGCCCAGGTCATGCGGGTTACGCGTCGGTCCGTGGTAGGAAGACTCTCCAGAGGAGCCCATGCCGAACTCATCCATGTTCGTCTTGCCAACTACGATGGCCCCACTGCGCAGGAGGCGGGAGACGACGGTTGCCGAGAAGGGGGCGACGAACGCACGGAGGTGGCGCGAGCCGCAGGTGGTGGGCCAGCCGCGGACGTGGATGTTGTCCTTGATCCCTACGGCGAGTCCGGCCAGAGCCCCCGCCTTGCCCTTGGCCAAATGCCTGTCCACCACGCGAGCTCGGCGCAAGGCCTGCTCACCAAAGACCGTGATAAACGCGTTCAGCCTACTCTGCCCGATGCGGCTGAGGCAGTCCTCCACCACCTGAACGCACGAAACCTCTCCGCGGAGGAGCAGAGGCCTGAGCTCTGTGTAGTCGCGCGGCCATGAGGTAGGCACGTCAAAAACCGAGGCTGGAGGCAGACCTCACTCGCCATCCTGCGGCTTGCCCCCAGCCGGGAGCTGATCCTTAGTCGTGCCCTCTCCCTCGGGCACGTCCCTTACCGCCTTGCGGAATTCGCGAATACCCTTGCCCAAGCCTTGGGCAAGTTCAGGCAACTTGCGCGCGCCAAACACAAGCAAGATTGCAAAAAGAATGAGCAGCAGCTCCCAATGCCCGATCATGCCAGCCAGCATGGTAACCTCCGGGTTCTATCGTAGTTAGGACTTGGTCTTTTCGCAAAAGACCACTTAGTCCTCTGTCCTCTTAACCCTGCAAGTCGTCATCAACATCGCCTACGTTGAGCTCCTGTTTGACCTCCTCTGCAGCCTTGCGAAATTCCTGGACAGCCTTGCCTAAACCCCTGGCTAGCTCCGGCAGGCGCTTCGGTCCAAACAGGATCAACACGGCAAACATGATGAGCACCAACTCCCAGGGCCCAATTGCTCCACCGAACACGCTTGCTTACCTCCGTGCCCGCGCTACCGCAGCATCCGCAAAATGTAGGCTGCGATGACTATGCCAAACACCCCACACGCGTTGATGGAAAGACGCAAGCCAACCGTAACACTGAGCCACTCTGTTCCAAGGGTGGTGGGGTTCAGCGTAATAAGGTTCGCGCTCCGTGTCAAGAACTCCTTGACAACCCCCTCAGGAACCAGCATACCCACCAGGTGCCCCAGAATACTCCCGATCACTGCCCCCAGGAGCAAGACGAGTGCATACAACCCCAGAGGCCGTCTTCTCATAGCCCATCCTTCTCGTATTGTTCTTTCTCTCTGCGCGCATGAGCCTTACGCCCGGGCGCCCGTAGACCACGCACCAAACCCGCGACGATGTAGACCATCATGAGCGGGAAAAACACATACCTGGGGAAAAAGGGAATTGTCACCAATCCGAACAGAAAGATCGCCAGATTGCGCGAATTTGCCGCGCCGCGATTGAAGGCCAGCGCCGGCATCTTGTCGTACGGGAGACGACTCACCATCAGCAGGCACACGGCGGCCATCACCAACGGCAGCAAGCGGAACCTTGCCACGGCTGATGGCAGCAGAGGGTCAAGCCAGATGAAAGCACACACAGTCAGAGTAGCCATTGGCGCAGGCAGTCCCACGTAGAACTGACTGCTTCCTGCGGCGCTCAGCACGTTGAAGCGGGCCAACCGCAGACCCGAACAGAGCACGGGCATAAAGCCGAGTACCGCCCCAGCCACACCCATCTGCTTAAGAAAAATCTCGTAGCTCAAGACCCCCGGCAAAACGCCGAAAGAGACTACATCCGAGAGCGAATCCAGTTGCAGGCCAAAGTCGCTTCCTTTACCCGGGCGCGCCAAACGCGCAAACTTGCCGTCGAGCCCGTCAAAAATGGCGGCCAAAAACGCCAGCCACAGCGCACGTTCCCACGCACCATGTGCGGCCGAGAGGATGCCCAAAAAGCCGCACAGCATGTTGAGCGCGGTGCACACGTCCGCCAGGACGGACCACCTGTCAACTTCCCAAGCTCGCAATAGTGCTCTCTCCACCTCGTACCTTTTGCCCCAGCTGCACGTGTATGGCCGCTGCCGCCGGCAGTTCCAACTCTACCCTGGAGCCGAACCTGATGATGCCGATCTTTTGACCGCGCTCCACTTGCCAACCCTCGCGCAAGTGGCAAACTATGCGACGGGCCACCACTCCGGCAATGAGCCGCATGAGCAAATTGCCCTCTTGGCCACCAATGCCGATTATGACCTGCTCGTTGACGCGTCCCGCTTGGGCGCGCATAGCCGGGGTGAAGCGTCCTTTCTGGTAGCGAAAATGGCTCACAGAGCCGTTGAGTGGCGCGCGCACCACATGCACATCAAACAGCGACAAAAATATAGCGATGCGCCACACCGGTCCGGACAGGAACTCGCGCGCCTCCTGACGCTCGATAGCAACAATCCGCCCATCGGCAGGACTAAGCAGCAGGCCCTCTCCCTCTGGCGGGGTGCGTTTGGGGTCTCGGAAAAAGTACACCACAAGGCCTACGCCCGCCCAAAGCACGCAGGCCAGGACAGCGAGGGCAGGCGCCCCACTGACCAGCCAGCCCGCGCTGACCACCGCCGCCATCAAGGCGCAGGCCAGCACAGTGCCTATCCCCTCTGTGGCCACGTCCACCTCACGAGCGTCACCCTTGGCCCGCCTGACCCAGCACGCGCACCAAGAAGTCCTGGTAAAGCTGCTCTGCGCGCACCGGATCGGCTACCAGATAATCTCTATCCAGACGCTGGCCCGACTGAAGATCTTGTAGTCGGCAGGTGTCCAGGGAGATTTCATCCCCCACCAGGATCTTCCCCTTCGCACGGCCAAACTCGAGTTTCACGTCCAGGAGCTTTAGATTCCGACGCAGGAAAAAGTCCCTGAGCACCACATTGATCTTCAGCGCCGTGCGGCGGATGTGGCCCAGGTCGCCGCCGGAGGCGTGGCCAAATGCCACCACGTGGTCTTCATTGAGCATCGGGTCGTGACGCTCGTCATCCTTCAGATAGTACTCGACCACTGGATGTGGCAAGTCTTCGCCTTGCTCGACACCAAAGCGCTCGCCCAAACTGCCCACCGCCACATTGCGCACCACCACTTCCACTGGAATGATGTCCAGCCGCTTGACCAGCATCTCAGTGTCGGACAGGGATTTGACAAAGTGAGTGGGCACATGGTAGCTTTCCAGGTAACGGAAAAGGTGCGCGGAAACACGGTTGTTGACCACTCCCTTTCCCTTGACCGTTGTCGACTTGGCGCCATTGGCAGCTACCGCGTCGTGTTTGAACTCCTGGATTAACAAATCTGGGTTGTCGGTGGTGTAAAGGCGCTTGGTCTTGCCTTCGTAGAGCTTCTTGTCTTTTCTCAACGTCTCCTCCTGCTTCTCTAATCCCATGCGCCACGGTGTTCACACCAACCCGAGGCGCGCAAAGATATGATCGACGTGGCGTAGGCTGTAGCTCAGGTCGAAACAGCGCTCCACCTCTTCCGCAGGCAACACGCTGCGCACCTGCGGATCGTCCATCACCATCTCCTTGAAACCACCCCCACTGCGCCAGGCCTTCATCGCATTTGCCTGCACCCATTGATAGGCCTGTTCCCTGCTTACCCCTTTGCCCACTAGGGCTAACAGCAAGGCTTGCGAGAAGATCAACCCGCCGGTTTTTTCCAGATTGGCGCGCATGTGTTCGGGGTAGACCAGCATTCGGTCTACCACTTCTGTGAAGGTGGCAAGCATGTAGTCCAATGCGATGGTGCTGTCGGGCAGAACAACCCGCTCCACGCTGGAGTGGCTGATGTCCCTCTCGTGCCAGAGTGGCACGTTCTCCAAGCCAGCCAGGGCATAACTCCGCACCAAGCGGGCCATCCCTGCCAGGCGCTCGCAGGTAATGGGGTTGCGCTTGTGTGGCATCGCTGAGGAGCCCTTCTGTCCTGGCGAAAAGTACTCCTCAGCCTCGAGAATCTCGGTCCGCTGGAGATTGCGCAGTTCCACGGCAAACTTTTCGATGGAGCTGGCGATAAGGGCCAGCGTGCAGAGGAATTCGGCATGTACGTCACGTTGGACAATCTGGGTGGAAATCGGCGCCGGGCGCAGACCCAGTCGCGCACAGACCATCTCCTCCACGCGTGGGTCCAGGTAGGCGAAGGTGCCCACGGCTCCCGCAACCTTGCCCACCGATACAGCCTCAATGGCACGCATCAGGCGCTCTTGGGCGCGGCCCAGCTCGTCGTACCAGACGGCAAGCTTTAGCCCGAAGGTAATGGGCTCTGCGTGCACCCCATGCGTTCGGCCAATGCAAGGGGTGTGCTTGTGCTCTATGGCACGCCGGCGCACCGCCTCTCGCAGATCCTTCAGGTCGTCCAGCAGGACCGTCCCTGCCTCGCGCATGAGCAGGGCAAGAGCGGTGTCCAGCAGGTCCGACGAGGTGAGCCCTAAATGCAGGTACCGCGCCGCGTCGCCCACGGACTCGCCTACGTTGGTCAGAAAAGCAATGACATCGTGTTTGACCGTCTTTTCGATCTCGGCGATGCGCGCGACGTCGAAGCGCCCCTTGCTCCGTATAGTCTGTGCGGCTTCGCGAGGAATCTGCCCCAGCTCGGCCATCACCTCGCAGACCACCGTCTCCACTTCGAGCCAGGTGGCGAAGCGGTGCTCATCGCTCCAGATGGCGCCCATGCGCGGGCGTGTGTAGCGGGCGATCATGCGCACCTCACGACGAACGCGGCGGACGTTCGAGCCTGACCTGGGCATCGAAGACGCGCCCCTGCCTGAATACCTTTAGCCGCAATGAATCTCCAGGGCGCAGGTCTTGTTCGCTTATGATGGACATGATCTGGTCTGGCGTACGCACCGCCTTGCCATTGACTTCCAAAATGACGTCACCCGGTTTGAGGCCCGCACGCTCCCCTGGACTATTGTTGGCCACATCGGTCACCACCACGCCACGCTGCGCACCCAACCCCAGGGCAAACGCCACCATGGTACTGATCTCGTCCACCTCCAGCCCGGTCCAGAACTCGCGCTCCACCCGCCCCTTCTCTCGCAACTCGCGCACAATGCGCTTGATGGTATTCACGGGGATGGCGAACCCGATGCCGATGTTGCCGCTCATGTCCCGGCTACCGGAGATGATCCAGGTATTCATGCCGATCACTTCGCCAAGGCTGTTGAGCAAGGGGCCGCCGCTATTGCCACCATTGATCTGGGCGTCGGTCTGAATCATGTCCTGGTAAAGCCGACCGTTCTGCTCGCCAAAATCCATGTTCACATTGCTCACCACGCCCACGTTCACGCTGGGCTCAGAATTGATGTTGAACAGGCCAAAGGGATTACCCAGCGCGATGACCCACTCCCCCCTAATGACCTCATCCGAATTACCCAGCGTCACTGTGGGCAGGTCCTTGCCGTCGATCTTGAGCAAGGCGATGTCGGTAGTGAAATCGCTGCCCACCAGCTTTGCCTGGTACTGCTTTCCCCCCCACAGCGTGATCACAATCTCCACCGCATTGTGCACCACATGCTCGTTGGTGACGATATAGCCGTCTGGGGAGATGATGAAGCCGGACCCTAGGCTCTGCACTCGCTCTCGGTAACGACGCGGGTAGAAGAAATCCCAAAAGGGGTCATCCATGAACATGCGGCGGGTGTATTCGCGCACCTGGATGACGTTGATACCCACCACCGCCGGGCTCGCTTTGGCCACTGCTCGCGTAATTGCATTTTCGCGCGAGGCGGTGATTTGCCATTGGCGAAACAGCGCGAGCGAATCGTGCGCGCTGTTGGTCTGCGCTGCAGTCTCGGTCACCTCGATGACATGCGTGGACTTGGGCGCAGGCTGGTCCTGCCCACAGCGCGCCACTAAGAGGGTGGAGGCAACAAACCCTGCCACGAAAAAGGCCGCACCACGCGCGGTTTTGCCCATGATCGTCGTCTCCTTGTTCGCCAGAGCAGGCGCCTACTCCTTGGGGTAGCCCACCGACTGTGCCATGACCACCCTCTGGTCTTGCCGCAAACCCATCTTCTCCGCTAAGGCCGCTTTGTCTACCATATTCCGCACCACAGTAGCCAGTCCCTCCGAGGCACAGAACAGGTAGACATTCTGGCTAATGAAACCGGTGTCTGTGGCGGAGTAGAAATCTTTCATCTCTTCTGAGGCGCGACCCATCTTGGCCCGGTCGGCCACGAAAATCAAGTTAACCGGTGCCTCCGCCACAAAGCTCTGGCGTCCAGTAGCGGCTCTCAAGTCCTCTTTCAACACCAGTTCCAGCGCGTGGTCCTTGGGATTGTACAGGTAGAGCCCGTCGGCCAAAGCCACATACACGTCGATCTCCTGCATGTTCATGGCAGTGGGCGCGGTTCTCTTGCCCGATTCAGGCCGATTGATGCCGCATGCAGCCCAAAGCAAGTTGGAAAGTACTTGCAGCGGCAAGGGCTTGTTGCTGAAGGAGCGGGAGCTGGCCCGCGCCTTTAGGGCAGCCATCAGCGGCATACCCCCTTCGGTCTGCGGCGGGGGGAGCTTGATCGGTTCGCCACCCTGCACCATTCCGGCCAACGCCATGACGGCGCCAATAGAAAGCAATACCGCACTCTGCAGACACCACCTTACCATGACGCATCCTCCTTGCCTATTTGCCCGCTCAACTCTCTTTTTTGCCTTCTTCCGCCGGTTCGATGTGCACGATGACTTGAGTAACCTTGGGATTCTGCGCTACCACGCGGTTCCGCACCGAGCGGGCGATGTCATGCCCTTGGCTGACAGTGAGGTTTGGGTCGACCTGGATGTGGACGTCCATCTCCACCATCTCGCCCACCCGCCGCGCCCGGACCGCGTGAAAGCTGCGCACACCTGTGGTCTCCGCAACCGCTTGCGTGATGGCACCCAGCGTCACGCTGTCAGGTGCGCGGTCCATCAGCTCGCTGCCGCTGCTCCAAAGGATTTTGGCAGCCAGCACTACAAGAAAGGCCGAGAGGATCATGGCCGTCACATGGTCTACGAAGGCCCATCTGGGGCCGCCGAAGGTGACCACGGCCAGCCCTGCAGCCGCGGTGGCTGAAGCCCAGGCATCACTGCGGTGGTGCCACGCGTTGGCCACCAATGAATTGTCCGAAGCCTTTATGCCCACACGCCTGGTCAAGTGATACAGCAGTTCCTTAAATGGGACCGACACCGCCGCGACAATAAAGGGCAGAAGGCCTCGCACGGCGCTGTGGGTCTCGCGCACGGTAACCACCGCAGTGTAACCGATCCAAAGCGCGGCTGCAAGAAGGGCTGCACCCACGAACAACGTGGCCAACGTAGTGGCACGCCGATGACCGTAGTTGTGGCATTCATCTGCAGGCCTACTGGACACCCGCAGGCCTGCCAGGACTGCCACATCGGTCGCCATGTCCGAAATACTGTGCAATCCGTCCGCCAAGATGGCCTGGCTGTGGAACAGCGCTCCTGCTACAACTTTGGCGGCCGAAAAAAAGACATTAATGCCAAGACCAAACCATGTGACACCCGAAGGCGTCACTACCTTCGCGAAAAACCTACCCGCGTGAGTCATCGTTCCTGCACTCTCCCGGCCGAGGCGCTGTCTCCGACGCCCGCCACGTGGCACAGTACTCAGTATCCGCTGGTATTCTGCCCGGCGTCACTCGCTCTCTCACCCATCGTCCATGCAATCCTATCTCCCTGGCTGTCAGCGCAAAGTGGCACATGGCAATCCCCATGTCCACCCGCTGCAGGTCTAGAGCGCCCGGAATGCGGTATCCTTTAGTCCTGTGCAAAACCATGTGGAAACTGGACCGAGCCGGCTCCCACCACACACGCCAGGGCTGACGGTTCGACGCCGAAGGGGCCAGGCGCAACATTTCTAGCGCCAGCGCATAGCTGCCAACCTCTTCGGGAGAAAGCGGGCTCCCTGTTTCTGCGGAGAAGAAAAGCTCGGCCCACGGCTTCCGTGTGGCCGATTTTGCCAGCCGACGAAAGGCTGCATCAACCAGAGTCGCGCCGACCTTCGCATAACCCAGCGGGCTTACCGCCGGGAGAAGCTCCCCTTCCCCCAACTGCACCGCCCTGGCGAAAAGGCTACGTGCGAAAGTTCCGCCCAACCAACAAGTGGCCACCCCCAATTCTGTTGCCTTCAGTATCGCGGCTTCGAAAACAAAACCAAAGTCCTCCAGCTCCATTGGGCCATGCTGTACCGCCCCAACCAGAAAAGCATGCGCCCCTTTGATCACCCCATACGTTCCCCATCTGGCACCAAACCACTGGCCCGGCTCCAGCTCCACCAGCCCAAGACGTACCGCGTTGCCGAACGGACCCTCTCTTGGATCTCGTAGCCACGTGGCGAGCGCCTGCTGCACCTCAGGGGCTAAGGGCCTGCCATCGAAAGTGCGACACGAACGGCGTGCCCTTATTAGCTCGACGACGGACCGCTGGTACCTGGCCTCCCACGACCCCATCAATGCACCCCCTCTGTGTTCGCCCTCGCGATCTCCCCGTTTTGCCTGCTAAAGATAGCAAAAGTTGGTCTCATTTTCAATCATCTTCTGCTTGCTTCCGCAATAAGACTTACCAGCGTTCGTAATGAACACGTCCCTCCTTGTACCGCTCGGCCCCGCCGATTGGCTCACCGGGATAGCCAATGGCAACGATGCACAGAGGCATGACTTCGTCCGGCAGGGCAAACAGCTTACGCACGCCAACCACGCGCTCCTCGCGTGGATAAACGCCCACCCAGACGCCACCGAGGCCCAGGGCATGCGCGGCCAGAAGGAGGTTCTCTGTGGCAGCTGCACAGTCCTGCACCCAATATCCTGCGTGTACTTCCAACCGGAGATCTGCGCACACCACCACCGCCACGGGAGCATGAAGTAGCATCTTGCCGTGAGGAAGAAGCTCAGCCAAGGCTTCCAGCGTTCCCCTCGCCCTCACCACCACAAAATGCCAAGGCTGTTGGTTGCCCGCCGAGGGAGCCGACATCGCCGCCACCAGTAGCTTGCGAACCACCTCCGGCGGCACGGGGCGACTGGTAAAAGTTCGCACACTCCTTCGGGTTATGATCGCCTCATATGCCTCCATGATACCTCCGGACCAGAAACTGACACGTGCACCCCGCTCGCGCTACAACAACCGTCCTGACCTAGCGTTCGCAGTCACTTCCTCACCACCCAAACACTCCTGCAAGGGTGCGATGGAGTGTTCCGCAATGGTTTGGAAATCGAGCCCGAGTGAACCCTACGCCTTGACGGCATGCGGAGCTTCCTCCGTGCCTCTCTCAGAGCCCATGGCGACTTGCCGTCGAGGACGGTCGTCGCGCTCAGAGCCACCACTCCCGTTCCTGCGCACCGCTATCGCGACCTGCAACAGCAGTCTCTCACCGTGTATGCAGTACCGAGGACCGCTGCATCACGGGCGTCCAGCATCTTGCACCTGCACCTACGAAGCGAGCACTTGCCCAGAAGTAGCATCGACGACCGCCGTGCCCCCGGCCGGCAAGTCTATGACAATAGATCTGCCCCCGCGCAACCGCACAGCGCGCCTTCCCCCTTCTTTGCTGTGGACGCAGATTAGGCCGTTCCCAGCATAGAAAACATCCCCGGCCCCTCCGTATATGTGCGCCCCAGCCTCGGCGAAAACCCTCCTCATCAGAGCCGGACTCACAATGGGGAGAGCGCAGTACCACCGCACGCTTCCCCCCACCTCTTTGCGCACAAAAGCAGGGCGCCTGCTGCTCCGCAGGACACCAAGCACGGAGCAGTGAGGGTCGTCCACTGCGAACATGGGCACCAGAGCCTCCACGTCCAAGCGCAAGCGCTCATCCGGCCAGCGGGGGTCAGTGACCTCAACCTCTGGGTGTTCCTCCTCCACCCTGCGCACCCTTATCCCCGTTGTCTCGCCCATAAAGTCCTCACTCAAACAAACCTGGTCGCAGAATCCAGGCGCGTAGAAGAAGACCAGATGTCGGTTTTCCCCAGCCACGCGTGTGCACACAAAGGCCCGCTGCGCCTCGCTCATGACGAAGGTGTTCATGAAGACCACCACGCGATACTTTCTCAGGTCAATGCGGGGAAGATCGGCCACGTGCACCTGGTCACAGACGATGCCGCTCAGGTATATCGCCAAGGTGGTCTCATCCATGAGGGTCCGGCTCACCGGGTCCGCCTGCGGAGTAGAGGCAAGAAAGTAGAAGGCCTCGGTGTCGTACACCACGAGCACGTCGGCTTCGCTCTGGAATTCCTCGTGGAGGCGTGAGGCGAAGAGCCCATGTAGTTTCCTGATTTCTTCCGCCAAGATGGGGTGGTCCCACCAGCCGGCATTGGCGAACCCTACGCCAAAATCGTACAGCCACAGACCGTGGCCGCGAGTCAGGGTGGCAATCAAGTTCCGCCGCAGGAGAGCCACGCTCAGCTCGGCCGATCCGCGGTACCCTGGCATCAGCGGGTCCCACACCAAATCGGGCTTCTGGTCCATCTCATCTAACCAGAGCTTGCCGTGCAGGCGGCAGCTTTCCAATAGGCTGCGAGAGCGGTAGGCCCCACCCGGCTCAGTGGAAAAGGGGAAATAGCATTGAGGTCCGCTGAGGTAGTCAATCCACGGGGACTCCAGTATGCGCATGAACTCCAGGTGGCCGCCCGGTGCCTGGCGGCCGAACATAGGGAACATGTACCCGTAGAAGGTACCGGTCACTATTGGCCGAGGCCAATTCTCCTTTACCAAGCGGCAGAAGTACTCGATGTTCTCAGCGACCAGCTCCTGCTGACAGCGATAGTAATCCACGACCTGAAGTTCTGCCTGCGGCAGGCGGAAAACGCCCGCACCTGTCCGCGCCCGCGCTTCGTGCCCAGGCACCTCGGCGGTCTCGAAAGTAGTATGGGGATTCCTCCACGCGTGCTGCAATGCACGGTCATTGCCGTAACGAACCTTGAGCCAGCGACGGAAATGGCGGGTCATCGCCGGACCCGCATCTGGCTCGTTGTGAAAGAAGCCCCAGTAGTGCCATTCGCCGTACACGCCGCAGGCAATGTGGATCCCCGCAAGAGCCTTCCCCTCCTCCGAGCCGGCCAGCTCCCGACAAAACCGAGCCACTTGTTCTCCGACCTGCTCCCGCCATAGCTGTGAGGCAAGACTCACTCTATTCACAGGGCTATTGTCAAATTCGATAATGCGGTGGAGC
The candidate division KSB1 bacterium DNA segment above includes these coding regions:
- a CDS encoding beta-galactosidase, producing the protein MPQHNLRMFAQLGFRLFQVDLFLEHVWLAPGRFDLTLARRQIRGVLEACPEAAVFLRLHVNAPRWWSKDHPEEWTAYADVPVTVEREEGLHRIIEFDNSPVNRVSLASQLWREQVGEQVARFCRELAGSEEGKALAGIHIACGVYGEWHYWGFFHNEPDAGPAMTRHFRRWLKVRYGNDRALQHAWRNPHTTFETAEVPGHEARARTGAGVFRLPQAELQVVDYYRCQQELVAENIEYFCRLVKENWPRPIVTGTFYGYMFPMFGRQAPGGHLEFMRILESPWIDYLSGPQCYFPFSTEPGGAYRSRSLLESCRLHGKLWLDEMDQKPDLVWDPLMPGYRGSAELSVALLRRNLIATLTRGHGLWLYDFGVGFANAGWWDHPILAEEIRKLHGLFASRLHEEFQSEADVLVVYDTEAFYFLASTPQADPVSRTLMDETTLAIYLSGIVCDQVHVADLPRIDLRKYRVVVFMNTFVMSEAQRAFVCTRVAGENRHLVFFYAPGFCDQVCLSEDFMGETTGIRVRRVEEEHPEVEVTDPRWPDERLRLDVEALVPMFAVDDPHCSVLGVLRSSRRPAFVRKEVGGSVRWYCALPIVSPALMRRVFAEAGAHIYGGAGDVFYAGNGLICVHSKEGGRRAVRLRGGRSIVIDLPAGGTAVVDATSGQVLAS